The Deltaproteobacteria bacterium nucleotide sequence CAGCACCGTGAAGCCCAGGGTCGCCAGGCTCAGCGCGGGATTCCCGTCGGGCCAGGCCACCAGCAGCACGATGGTGCCGAACATGCACACGAACGCGATGGGCACCATGTATTTCCAGCACATGGCCATGAGCTGGTCCACCCGCACCCGCGGCAGGGTGCCGCGGATCCACATGGCCACGAGGACCCACATATACGACTTGGCGAAGAAGACCGTGAACTCCACCACGCCCTTGGCCACCGGATACTCGGCCATGGTCACGCCCAGGATGGTCGCGGGGATCTGCCACCCGCCGAGGAACAGGGTCGTCGCGATGGCGCCGATGACGTACAGGTTGCCCCACTCCGCGAAGAAGAAGAACAGGAAGCGCATGCCGCTGTACTCGGTCACGTAGCCGGCCACCAGCTCCGACTCCGCCTCGGGAATGTCGAAGGGCGTGCGGTTCCCCTCGGCCAGCGCGGAGGTGAAGAACATGAAGAAGGCCACCAGGGTGAAGGGATTGTAGAAGATGAACCAGTCCTGCGGCGCCCATCCCTGGGCCTGGATGATCCCCTGCATGCTCAGGGTGCCGGACAGGAAGATCACCGTCAGCACCGACAGCCCGGCGGGGATCTCGTAGCTGACGATCTGCGCGGCCGAGCGCATGCCGCCCAGCAGCGACCACTTGTTGTTGGAAGACCAGCCCGCCATCAGGATGCCCACCACCGCGAGCGAGGTGATGGCCAACAGGTAGAGGATGCCGATATTGAGGTCCGCGGGGATCAGCCAACTGCCGAAGGGGATGACGACGAAGGCCCCGAGGAACCCGGCGAAGACGATGTACGGTGCCAGCAGGAAGAGCTTCCTGTCGGCCGACGACGGGATGATGTCCTCTTTCTGTATGTTCTTGACGCCGTCCGCGAGCCACTGGAGGATACCCTGCGGCCCGACCCGGTTGGGGCCGACGCGGGACTGCATGCGCGCCCACACGCGCCGCTCGAGCCAGCTCGTCACCCCGGCCAGCGGCGCCACGAACAACGACAGCACGGCGAAGGCCACCAGGATCGCGGCCAGCGCATAGCCCACGGGCGCCGGGATCGCCGCCGGCAGCAACGCCTGTATCAGGTCTTGAACGGTGAATTCCATCTCTGCGGCCTCAGCGTCGTGTCTAGCGGTCAATCTCTGGAGCGTCCACGTCCAGGCTCGCGATCAGCGCGATCAGGTCCGCCACCATGATGCCCGGACTGATCTTGTCGATGATGCTCATGGCGGTGAAGGAGCCGGTGCGGATGCGCACCCGGTAAGGGTACTCGCTGCCGTCGCTCACCACGTAGTAGCCCATGTCGCCGCGCGGCGCCTCGATGCGCACGTAGGTCTCACCGGCGGGCGGCTTGAACTTGCGCGCGACCTTGGCGACGGCCGGGCCGTCGGGCATCTTGTCGAGGCACTGGCGCAGGATCCTGCAACTCTCCAGCAGCTCGCGAATTCGCACGTAGTAGCGGTCGTAGGAATCGCCCTGCGAGCCGCGCTCCCCCCGGCCCACCGGCACGTCGAAGTCCAGCTCGGGATAGACCGAGTAGGGGATGTCCCGGCGAATGTCCCAATGCACCCCGGACGCCCGCAGGTTGGGCCCCACCAGGTTGTACTGGAGCGCGTCCTCCTTCGAAATGACCGCGACGTTGGCCAGCCGCTCGATGAAGATCTTGTTGTTGGACAGCAACCGGTTGTACTCGTCGACGATGGTCTCGAAGTGGTCCAGGAACGCGGTGATGCGGCCGCATGTCTCGGGCTTGATGTCGTAGCCGACGCCGCCGATGCGCAGGTAGTTGTAGGTGAGGCGCGCGCCGCAGATCTCCTCCATGAGGTCGTTGATGGTCTCGCGCTCGCGCAGCGCGTGCAGGAACGGCGTGATGGCGCCGATGTCCTGGCCGAACGTGCCCACCGCGATGAGGTGGCTGGCGACGCGGTTGAGCTCGCAGGCGATGACGCGGCAGTACTCGCCGCGCGGCGGCACCTCGACTCCGCCCAGCCGCTCGGCGGCCATGCAGAAGCCCTGGTTGGCGAACATGGCGGCGAGATAGTCGGCCCGGTCGGTGTAGGGCACGTAGCCGTGCCACGTGCACTTCTCGCCGATCTTCTCGATGGAGCGGTGCAGGTAGCCCACGTCCGGGATGGCCTCGTTGATGACCTCGCCGTCGGTCTTGACCACGAACCGAAGCACCCCGTGGGTGCTCGGGTGCTGCGGCCCCACGTTCAGGGTCATGTCCTCGGTGTGCAGGCCCGTACCGGTGGAAACCTCGCTCATGATATCGATCCTTCGTCAGTCGGTCCGACGACGGCCTGACCGGACGGCATCAAACCCCGCCCTCGGCCCGATTCGCGGCCGGACGCGAGGGGCTCGAGCCCCGTCCCTACCGCAGGTTCTCCGGCACCAGCGGCGCGCGCTCGGTGCTGATGCCGTCGTACTCTTCCTGCTCGACGAAATCCTTGCGCAGGGGATAACCCACCCAGTCTTCGGGCAACAGGATCCTGCGCAGGTCCGAGTGCCCTTCGAAGAAGACTCCAAAAAGGTCGAACACCTCCCGCTCGAACCAGTTGGCGACCTTCCAGATCTCCTCCACCGTGGCGATCCGCGCCGCGTCGCGGTCGAGATCGACCTTGACCACGGTCTGCTCCTTGGAGTCGTATGAATACAGGTGGTAGACCACCTGGATGACGTTCTCCTTCGGGAGGTCCACGGCCGTCAGGTCCGAGAGCACGTGGAACCTGAGGGCCTCGTCGTCGCGCAACGCTCGGCAGACCTCCTGGACGCGCGCCGGCTCGACCTTGAAGAACGGCTCCGGAACCTCCTCGTCGAACCCACCCACGCCGTCCGGGCACAGTTCCCGGACGCGCTCGTATATCTCTTTTGCCGTCATGTCGTCGGTACCTGCCGGAGACGAAGGGTCAGTTCTTCACCCACTCCAGATCGCCCTTGCACCAGTCGTAGATGAGCCCCAGGAACACGATGAGGGTGAAGACGGAGATGGCGGCGAAGGCAAAGAGCCCCGCGTCGTTCTGGAGCCAGTCGCGGAACACCACCGCCACCGGGAAGATGAAGGCGATCTCCACCTCGAAGATGATGAATATGAGGGCGATAAAGTAGAACCGGACGTTGAAGTTGACCCAGGCGCTGCCGGACGCGGGCTCGCCGCACTCGTAGGTCATGAGCTTGCGGAGCTGCGGATTGGAAGGCCTCAGCAGCCGGCCGATCAGCAGGTTGACCCAGACGAAGGCCGCCCCCAACAACGTGAAGCAAAGGACGCTGGCAAAGTCGAAAAGCATTTTTCCTTGGATAAGCTAAAGAAATCAATGACCTTTTTCAGACGGCCACTATATACACAAAAGCCCCTCCCGGTCAAACCAAGCGGTGCGGGCCAGCCACGGGGCGCGCTTACACTGCCGCACCGTTCCTGTTACCCTAACCGGCAGCCGGATGGCCGGCGCAAACCCTCCGACGCAACGAAAGAGAGCACACACCATGGCAAGTGTCCGCATCACCGTCGCCTGTTGGGACTATGACCGTACGCGCCCCTTGCAGGAGGGCCGCGTGCCGGTGGAGGGGGTCGAGCTGACCTACCTGCCGTTCCGCGTCGAGGAGACCTTCTGGCGCATGCTGCGCTACCAGGACTTCGACGCCGCCGAGATGTCCATGGGCTCGTACCTGATGTCCAAGGACAAGGGCACGCCCCGTTTCGTGGCGATTCCCGTGTTTCCCTCCCGCGCCTTCCGCCACTCCGGCATCTACATTCACACCGGCTCCGGCATCAAGGCACCCGGCGACCTCAACGGCAAGCGCATCGGTGTTCCCGAGTACCAGATGACCGCGGCCATCTGGCAACGCGGCCTCTTGCAGCACGAGTACGGCGTGGAACTCGAAAAGGTAAACTGGTTCACGGGCGGGGAAGAGACACCCGGCCGGGAGGAAAAGCTCCGTCCGGACCTCCCCGAGACCCTTTCCATCACCCCCATCGGCCCGGAGCAGACGCTCTCCTCCATGTTGGAGAACGGCGACATCGACGCGCTGATCTCGGCGCACATGCCGTCGCCCTTCGTGCGCCGCTCCCCCGGGGTGGCGCGCCTGTTCCCGGACTTCCGCGCGGTGGAGGAGGCGTACTTCCGCAAGACCGGCATCTTCCCCATCATGCACACCCTGGTCTTCCGGGAGGACGTGTACGAACGCCATCCCTGGGTGGCCCAGAACCTCTACAAGGCCTTCTGCGAGTCCAAGCGGCTGTGCGCCGAGGCCATGTACGAATACTCCGCGCTCAAGTACATGATGGCCTGGTCCATCGAGCAGATGGAGAAGGAACGGGAGGTCCTGGGGCCCGACCCCTGGGCCTACGGCCTGGAGCCCAACCGCCACGTTTTGGAGACGCTGGTGGGCTACGCCCACGAGCAGGGTCTCATCAAGCAGCGGCTGGAAGTGGACAGCCTGTTCGCGCCGAGCACGCTGAACGAGTTCAAGGTATAGGCATCGTATAAGGTACAGGTACTTGGCCGACCCCGAAAAGCCGGGCGGCGACGCCCCTCCGCCCGAACAGCCCATGACGCCGGAGCCGTCAGCAAGCGGCCCCGATCCCGCCATCCAGGAAACCAAGTGGTGGATCGACACCGGCATCCGGCGGGGACAGGAACCCGCCGAGCGCGAACCCAAGGGCGTCATAGAGCGCTGGGCCTTCGAGCTGCTGAAGGACTATCGCCAGGAACGCGCGCTCCAGAACATCGTCAACATCAACGGCCAGGTCCTGCGCGAGCTGGGCAACAACGACGAACGCTGGGTCTACGTGTCCCTGGGTGTCGGCGAGTTCCCCACCAAGCGCCTCAACCACATCAAGGACGCCCTGCGCATCCCGCGCTACGCCCGCGCCCTCGCCGTCGACGCCGGCTACTCCGTCCGCATCCTCATCACCGGCGACCCCCCGGGCGAAAAGCTCCTGGACATCAACTTCACCGAGTCGCCGTCCCTGGACTACTGGATCCACGGCGACCTGGTCGAAGAGCAGATGTTCCGCTCCATCGACGACGCCCTCAAGCGCCTGCGAAATTCCGTGCACCGGTATTTGCGGACGACAGTGGTCGAGGCGGAGTCATGAGCTTCAGACGACAATCAACTGACCAATGGCAACGCGACATCCCTGGCGCACGTTGGTTCAAAGCCGACCTCCACATACACACGATCGACGACCATGCCGGCAGCCGGGCCACGCCGGAAGGATGGACGCCAACCCTTGCCCGGATCGCAATTTGCCGCTACAAACTACGCAAATGCGCAGGGAGCGACTATGGAAGACACGATGCATTTGGCGAATGTTGCGGCAACCATACTTGGCGGATGTCGAGCCATTGGGGTGACGGTGAACACCGATGCCGACATGACCAAAGCGGTAGAGGGCGGTTTCTCCGTCACGACTGTTGACGCTCTGAGACGGCGGGGGGTAACGGAAAATGAAATTGGCCGCCTGATCATCAAACCTCGGACCCTCTCCCACCGAAGGGCAGGCAGCGGGAGGCTGACGGTCGAGGAATCCGACCGTGCGGCGCGGGTGGCTCGGGTGATCGCGTTGGCGGAGAGGACCTTCGGAAACCAAGACAAGGCCTGTCGCTGGCTTCACAAGAACCTCGCTTCGTTGGACGATCGGCGACCGATCGACCTGACCCAAACGGCGGCAGGCACCCGTCTCGTCGAAGACATCCTGGCGAAAATCGCCTGGGGTGCCGCTGCCTGATGCGGCTTTGGCGGTTGTCGAACGCCGAGGATGCCCACCGCTTCGACGGCGGCTATGGCCTGTACCATGATGGCCGCTGGAATACGCGTGGGCACCTTGTGACCTATTGCGCCACCGGTCCCGCGCTTTGTGTGCTGGAAAAGCTCGTTCATGTGGAGGACCCGGCACTACTGCCGGACGGCACCACGCTGGTCTGTTACGAAGTGCCTGACGAGCTCGCAACGGACGAAGTCCGAACAGACCAATTGCCGGTCAATTGGCGATCGAACCAACCAGCGACACAGCGAATCGGTGACGAATGGCTGCACGGCGCCGGCGGTTGCCTGTTGCGTGTTCCATCGGTGATCGTTCCCATCGCGGAGTCCGGCGACAGAAACTTTCTGATCAACCACCGGCACGAGGCGGTGACCCGCATCTATATTTCCTACACCCGGATGTTCGAATACGACCCGCGGCTCTTCACCTTCGGGTGAGCAGGCGTCAGCCGCCCGCGGCGGGTCTGCCGATGGTGTTGGGCGGGGTGGTGAAGGAGACGGAGCTGGTGATTTCGAGGCCGTAGCCGGAAAGGCCGACGAGGTTTCGAGGGTTGTTGGTGACGAGGCGGAGCTTGCGTACGCCCAAGTCCCGGAGGATCTGGGCGCCGATGCCGAAGTCGCGGAAGCTCCTTTGCTTTCCCGCCTCGTCGGTGCGCAGTCCCTTGCCCTCGGGCTGCAGGTAGAGCACGACGCCGGCGCCTTCCTTGGCGATCAGCTCCATGGACTGCTTGATGACCGAGCCGGTGTCGAAGAACTCGAAGCCGAAGACGTCGCCGGGGAGAAACTTGGTGCACACCCGCACCATGGTCTCGCGGTCCCCGGATATCTCTCCCTTGATGAGCGCCAGGTGCTCGGTGGCATCCACGTGGGTGTTGTACACCACCGCCTGGAAATCGCCGCCGTAGCGCGTGGGCAGGCGCGTCGAGGCGACCCGGTGGATGAGCGAGTCGTGCTTGAGCCGGTACTCGATGAGGTCCTTGATGGTGCAAAGCTTGAGGTCGTACTTCTCGCCGAACTCCTCGAGGTCCGACAGCCGCGCCATCGTGCCGTCGTCCTTCATGATCTCGCAGATCACGCCGGCGGGCTTGAGCCCCGCCAGCCGGCACAGGTCCACGGATCCTTCGGTCTGGCCGGTGCGCACGAGCACGCCGCCGTTCCTGGCGCGCAGGGGGAAAATGTGTCCTGGAGTGCACAGGTCCCCGGGATTGGCGTCGTCCGCGATGGCGGCGAGGATGGTCTCGGCGCGGTCGGAGGCGGAGATGCCGGTGGTGACGTTCTTGACGCCGTCGATGGATACCGTGAAGGCCGTGCCATAGGGGGCCGTGTTGTCCCGCACCATCATGGTGAGGCCGAGTTGCGCGACCTTGTCCTCGGTCAGCGGCAGGCAGATCAGGCCCCGTCCCCAAGTGGCCATGAAGTTGATGGCCTCGGGAGTGACCAACTCCGCGGCCATGGTGAGGTCGCCCTCGTTCTCGCGGTTCTCGTCATCCATCAGGATGACCATCTTGCCTTGACGGATGTCTTCCAGTGATTCTTCGATGGTGGCTACGGCCATGGGTTCCTAACCTAACATCCGCCATCCATCTCCGCCACCACCGACCGCGCCGCCGCGGGCGGGTCGTCCGCCCCGGTGATGGGCCTGCCCACCACGATGTAGTCGATGCCGGCGCGCACGGCGTCGCCGGGGGTCATGACCCGCTTCTGGTCGCCCGCCTGCTGGCCGGCGGGGCGGATGCCCGGCGTCACCAGCAGGAACGCGTCGCCGCAAGCGCGCCGGATGTCGCGGACTTCCTGCGCGGAGCAGACCACGCCCGCCAGTCCGGTCTCACGGGTCATGCGTGCAAGCCGCACCACGTGAGCGGGAACGTCTCCCTGGATACCCTGTGCTTCGAGGTCCGCGCCGTCCAGGCTGGTGAGCACCGTGACGCCGAGCACCGCCGGACGCCGCAGGCTCTCCGCGGCGCACGCTTCCTCCACCGCCGCCGCGGTCTGGCGCATCATCTCGCGCCCGCCGGAGGCGTGCACGTTGAACAGCTTGACGCCCAGCCGGGCGGCCTCCACGGCCGCCGCCGCCACGGTGTTGGGTATGTCGTGGAACTTGAGGTCGAGGAAAACCTCGCCGCCGAGGTCGTGGATCATGCGCACGATGTCCGGCCCGGCGTTCACGAAGAGCTGCTTGCCGACCTTGAACATCCCCACTTCCGGCGCCAGCAGGGTGGCGAGGGAGCGCGCCTTTTCCGGGTCGGCCAGGTCCAGCGCGACGATCAGCCGTTCCTTGACACCGGAGCCGCCGGAGGTCATGTCGCCGCTCCTTCGAGCGCCGCGACGATGCGCGCCGCGGCGTCATCCACGGGAATATCCTCGCTGGCCCCATCCCGGCGCCAGCGCAGTTCCACGTTGCCCTTGGCCAGACCCCGGGCGCCGACGGTGATGCGCAGCGGGATGCCCACCAGGTCGGCGTCCTTGAACTTGACGCCGGGCCGTTCGTCGCGGTCGTCCAGCAAGACCTCCCAGCCGGCTTCCCTGAGGCCGTCGTAGATACGGTCCGTGACCTCCCGGACGGCGTCCTCCTTGTAGTTGAGGGGCAGCAGCTCGACGGCGAAGGGCGCGATGGACAGGGGCCAGATGATGCCGTCGGCGTCGTTGTTCTGCTCAATGGATGCGGCCATGAGCCGCGTGACGCCGATGCCGTAGCAGCCCATCTCCATGGCGCGCTCGTGCCCCTCGGAGTCGAGGATGGTGGCACTCATGGCTTCGCTGTACTTGCGGCCGAGGTAGAAGACGTGCCCCACCTCGATGCCGCGATGCTCCTCGATGACGCCCGCCTCGCAGCGCGCGCAACGGTCTCCGGCCCGAACCAGACGCAGATCCGCGAAGCGCGCGGGGGTGAAATCCCGGGCCTGGTCCACGTGGATGGTGTGGGCGTCGTTCCGGTTGGCGCCGACGACCGCGTCGGTCATGCCCTGAACGGCGTGGTCCGCCCACACCTCCAGGGGCAGGTTCACGGGGCCCAGGAACCCCGTCGGCGCCCCCACGGCCTGCCGCACCTCATCCTCGTCGGCCAACTCCACGGCGATGGTATCCAGCAGGTTGCCCAGCTTGGTCTCGTTGACCTCGTGGTCGCCGCGCACCAGCACCGCCAGCAGCCCTCTGGACGGCTTCCGGTAGATCATGGTCTTGATGAAGCGCTCCGGCGGTACCTTCAGGAACTCGGAGACTTCCGGGACGGTCTTGAGGCCGGGAGTGGCCACCACCTCCGCCTCGGCACCGCCCGCGGCGCCCTCGTATTCCGCCAGCCGCGACTCCGCCTTCTGCACGTTGGCCGCGTAGTCGCAGGCGCCGCACGCCGCGAGCGCGTCCTCGCCCGATTCCGCCAGCACCTGGAACTCGTGCGACAGGCTCCCGCCGATGGCGCCGGAATCGGCCTCCACCGCGCGGAAGCTCAGGCCGCAGCGAGTGAAGATGCGCCGGTAGGTGTCGTACATGTTGTGGTACTCGCGCTCGGCGTCTTCCCGGTCCAGGTGGAAGCTGTAGGCATCCTTCATGATGAACTCACGCCCGCGCATGAGCCCGAACCGCGGCCGCACCTCGTCCCGGAACTTGGTCTGGATCTGGTAGAGGTTCATGGGCAACTCGCGGTAGGAGCGCACGTCCCGGCGCACGATGTCGGTGATGACCTCCTCGTGGGTGGGGGCGAGGCAGAAGTCGCGCTCGTGACGGTCCTTGAAGCGCAGCAGCTCCTTGCCGTACACGTTCCAGCGGCCGCTGTCCTGCCACAGCTCGGCGGGGGAGGTGACGGGCATCAGCAGTTCCTGGGCGCCGGCCCGGTTCATCTCCTCGCGCACGATGGCCTCGATCTTGCGCAGGGTGCGGAGCGCCAGCGGCAGGATATCGTACACCCCGCGGCTCACCTGCCGGATCATGCCGGCGCGCACCAGCAGCCGGTGACTGACCACATCCGCGTCCGAAGGGTCTTCCTTGACCGTGGGTATGAAAGACGTTCGCCAGCGCATGCATCACTTATAGGCAGCGCCCCGGAAGGTGTCAAATTCGGGCTGTCTCGCCATGCCGCCGCGCCCCACCCCTGGATTCCCGCCCCCGATCGGGGTCGAGGGCAAGCTTTCGCGGGAATGACGGTTCGTGAGGTCCTTGCCTGGCTGGTCCGGACACAGCCTGTTCCGCTGGGATAGCGGATCCTGGCCGGCGCTCCCTGGTCTCAAGGATGCTCCGCGGCGACTGCCTCGGGCGGCATGGCGCGGTAGCGGAACAACCGCCGGACGATCACCTTCAAGTCATCCAGTATGGCGTAGAGACAGGGGGTGAGGATCAGCGTGAGGACGGTGGCGAACGACAGACCCCAGACCACCGAGATGGCCATGGGCGAGAGGAACTTGGCCTGGCCGGTGGCGAAGAAGGCCAGCGGCAGAAGCCCGCCGACCGTGGTGACGGTGGTGAGCATGACCGGCCTCAGGCGCACGACGCCCGACTGGATGATCGACTCGTACGCCGGCGTGCCGCTTTTCCGGCTGCGGTTGATGAAGTCCACCAGGATGAGGGAATCGTTGACCACCACGCCCGCGAGGGCGATGAAGCCCAGGAGGGACATGAAGGTCAGGTTTTCCCCCATGACGAGATGGCCGATCACGACGCCGCCGAGGGAGAAGGGAATCGCGGCCATGACGATGAACGGCTGTACGAACGACTTGAACAGGGAACCCAGCACGAAATAGATGACGAACAACGTGATCAAGGAGATTTGCGGCAGGGAACCCAGCGACTCCTCCATCTCCTGCCGCTCGCCCTTGACCACGACGCGCTGGCCCGGGTAGCGGCGGCCGGCGTCGGCGAACTGCCGCTTCAAGGCGTCCGTAACCTCCAACACCGTGGTTGTCTTCACCTCCACGTCCGCGAAAACGCTCAGCGCCCGCTTCTGGTCGTCCCGGTTGATCTGGGTCGCGCTGATGCCGGTGCCGATGTCGGCGACGTCACTCAGGAAGACCCGCTCACCGGAGGGCAACGTGAGCTTCATGCGCGACACGGTGTCGACCTGGCTGCGCTGGTCTCCGGGAAACCGGACGACGATGGGCACGTCCTCGTCGCCGCGCTGGATGCTCGAAGCCTCGACCCCCTGGAAACCCTGCTGCACCTGACGCGCGATGCTCCTCACATCGAGTCCCAGCGTGCGCCCTTCCGGCTTGAGGCTGATGCGCAGTTCCTCCTTGCCGGCGACCACGTCGTCGCGGATGTCCAATACTCCGGGCAAGGTCGCCAGGAACGCCTTCACCTCATCCGTCAGCCGCCTGAGGCTCGCCAGGTCCTCGCCGATGACCCGGGCCTCGATGTCCGGCCCTCCGGGTCCGGCCTGGAGACTGAGGAACTGGAGCTTGGTGATGCCCGGTATCCGCTCCATCTTGTCCCGGAGATCCTCGATGACCTCGCCCGAGCCGCGGACGCGATCTTCTTGCAACTCCAGGGTGAGTTGCCCCACGTTGCTTCCCCGCACCACGCGGTTCACGTCCAGGAAGGCGGCGCCGACGGTGGTGGATAGGGACTTCATCTCGCCGGGTGGCAACCCCAGCACGATCTCCTCTGCCTGAACGGCCACGGCCTCCGTGTCTTCCAGCTTGGCGTTGGCGGAAGTCTCGAAGTTGATGAAGAACTGGCTCGATTCGAACTCCTTGAAGAGCACGAAGGGCACCCGATACTGGGCCGCCACCGCCAGCAGCACACTGCCCGCGACGATCACGCTGACCGCCACATAACGCCAGCGGACCGCGACTCCGAGGATCGTTTCATAGCCCCCGCGCAGTCTGGCAAGCCACGCGCGCTGGCCGGGCACGTGCATGCGCCGGAGACCGGTCAGGCGGTCGCGACGGCGCATTCGCGTAAGCCACAGGCGCTCCCCGCGGCGCAGCTTGTTCGCATAGGCCGGCGTGATCACCTCCGAAAGATGCGACGGCAGGATGAACAACACCTCGAGCAGCGAGAGCAGCAAGGCGAAGGTCACCACGATGGGGAGCGGCTCCATGAAGAAGCCGATGGTTCCCGGGATCAGCAGGAACGGAACGAAAGCCGCGACCGTGGTCATCACGGTGGTGACCACGGGCCAGGCGACCTCGTAGGTGCCCCGGAGCGCCGCCTCCTTGGCGGGCAGACCCTGCTCCACGTAACGGTACACGTTCTCGGTCACGATGACGGCATCGTCCACCAAGAGGCCGAGGACCAGGATCAGACCGAAGGCGGAGATCATGTTCAGGCTGTAATCGAAGACCGACATCAGAACCATGCAGCCCAGCACCGCGAACGGAATGCCGAGGGCGGTCAACACGGCGATCCGGCCGCGCACGAACAGGCACAGCGTGGCCAGCACGATGCTCAGGCCGATGGCGCCGCTCTCGCCCAGAGTACCCAAACGGTTTCGGATGAACACCGAAAAGTCGTTGAAGATCCCGATGGAAACGGTTCCCGGCAAGGTGCCGCGGAACTCCGCCACGGAGTCGCGGACGCGTTCCGAGACACTGATGGTATCGCCGCTGTCCTCCTTGATCACCACAAGGTTCATCGCCGGCCTGCCGCCGTAACGCGACAACGCCGTGGGGTCTTCGAAGGATTCGCGCACCACGGCCACGTCACCGACCGTGAGGGCATGCCCGGTGCTGGTGGAGCGGAGAATCATGCGCTCCACATCGGCCACGCCTCCGGCCACCCCCAGGGTCCGCACAAGGATTTCGCCGCGCGCCGTCTTCAGCGCGCCTCCGGGCACGTTGCGGTTCTGATTGGCCACGGCGGCGCGAATCTCTTCCAGGCTCAACCCGTACTGATCGAGCCGTTCCGGATCGATCTCGATGAGGATACGGCTGTCGCGCAAGCCGAAGATCGAGACGGTGGCGACGCCGTCGACGCGCCGGAGCCGATCGCGCACGTCCTTGGCGATCTCCCCCAACTCGCGCTCGGGGATGTCGCCGCTCAATGCGACGGTGATCACCGGGACGGCGGACAAGACCTCGCTCACCCGGGGCTCCTCGGCCTCCTCCGGTAGTCCGGCGACCTGGTCCAGGGCGGCGCGCACGTCCCCCAGAGCGCGGCTCATCTCGGTATCCGACTGCATCTGTAGACGGATTTCGGATTGCCCTTCGCGGGAAGTGGACAGCATCTCGTTGACGCCGTCCACGTTGCGGACCCTGTCCTCGATCTTGGCGGTGATGAGCTCCTCCACCTCTTCGGGCGAGGCGCCTCGGTACGTCGTATCGATCCGGATCACGCGGCGGGAGAAATCGGGGAACAACTCCCGCTTCATCCCGACAAAGGCGATGACCCCCGAGACGAGGATCAGGAGCACCACCAGGTTGACGATGACGGGGTTCCCGATCGAGAACTCGATCACCTTCTTCATGAGGAAAGATCCCGGCGCGTGACCACGCGAATGCGCGCGCCGTCCAGCAGCAGGCGCTGCCCGGCGGTGATGAGTAGGTCTCCGGGCTCAAGGCCCCCGGCGATCATGTAGCGTGCGCCGAAACGCCCGGCGATGCGCACCGCGCGCCGCGC carries:
- the pyrF gene encoding orotidine-5'-phosphate decarboxylase, translated to MTSGGSGVKERLIVALDLADPEKARSLATLLAPEVGMFKVGKQLFVNAGPDIVRMIHDLGGEVFLDLKFHDIPNTVAAAAVEAARLGVKLFNVHASGGREMMRQTAAAVEEACAAESLRRPAVLGVTVLTSLDGADLEAQGIQGDVPAHVVRLARMTRETGLAGVVCSAQEVRDIRRACGDAFLLVTPGIRPAGQQAGDQKRVMTPGDAVRAGIDYIVVGRPITGADDPPAAARSVVAEMDGGC
- a CDS encoding proline--tRNA ligase, translating into MRWRTSFIPTVKEDPSDADVVSHRLLVRAGMIRQVSRGVYDILPLALRTLRKIEAIVREEMNRAGAQELLMPVTSPAELWQDSGRWNVYGKELLRFKDRHERDFCLAPTHEEVITDIVRRDVRSYRELPMNLYQIQTKFRDEVRPRFGLMRGREFIMKDAYSFHLDREDAEREYHNMYDTYRRIFTRCGLSFRAVEADSGAIGGSLSHEFQVLAESGEDALAACGACDYAANVQKAESRLAEYEGAAGGAEAEVVATPGLKTVPEVSEFLKVPPERFIKTMIYRKPSRGLLAVLVRGDHEVNETKLGNLLDTIAVELADEDEVRQAVGAPTGFLGPVNLPLEVWADHAVQGMTDAVVGANRNDAHTIHVDQARDFTPARFADLRLVRAGDRCARCEAGVIEEHRGIEVGHVFYLGRKYSEAMSATILDSEGHERAMEMGCYGIGVTRLMAASIEQNNDADGIIWPLSIAPFAVELLPLNYKEDAVREVTDRIYDGLREAGWEVLLDDRDERPGVKFKDADLVGIPLRITVGARGLAKGNVELRWRRDGASEDIPVDDAAARIVAALEGAAT
- a CDS encoding efflux RND transporter permease subunit, whose product is MKKVIEFSIGNPVIVNLVVLLILVSGVIAFVGMKRELFPDFSRRVIRIDTTYRGASPEEVEELITAKIEDRVRNVDGVNEMLSTSREGQSEIRLQMQSDTEMSRALGDVRAALDQVAGLPEEAEEPRVSEVLSAVPVITVALSGDIPERELGEIAKDVRDRLRRVDGVATVSIFGLRDSRILIEIDPERLDQYGLSLEEIRAAVANQNRNVPGGALKTARGEILVRTLGVAGGVADVERMILRSTSTGHALTVGDVAVVRESFEDPTALSRYGGRPAMNLVVIKEDSGDTISVSERVRDSVAEFRGTLPGTVSIGIFNDFSVFIRNRLGTLGESGAIGLSIVLATLCLFVRGRIAVLTALGIPFAVLGCMVLMSVFDYSLNMISAFGLILVLGLLVDDAVIVTENVYRYVEQGLPAKEAALRGTYEVAWPVVTTVMTTVAAFVPFLLIPGTIGFFMEPLPIVVTFALLLSLLEVLFILPSHLSEVITPAYANKLRRGERLWLTRMRRRDRLTGLRRMHVPGQRAWLARLRGGYETILGVAVRWRYVAVSVIVAGSVLLAVAAQYRVPFVLFKEFESSQFFINFETSANAKLEDTEAVAVQAEEIVLGLPPGEMKSLSTTVGAAFLDVNRVVRGSNVGQLTLELQEDRVRGSGEVIEDLRDKMERIPGITKLQFLSLQAGPGGPDIEARVIGEDLASLRRLTDEVKAFLATLPGVLDIRDDVVAGKEELRISLKPEGRTLGLDVRSIARQVQQGFQGVEASSIQRGDEDVPIVVRFPGDQRSQVDTVSRMKLTLPSGERVFLSDVADIGTGISATQINRDDQKRALSVFADVEVKTTTVLEVTDALKRQFADAGRRYPGQRVVVKGERQEMEESLGSLPQISLITLFVIYFVLGSLFKSFVQPFIVMAAIPFSLGGVVIGHLVMGENLTFMSLLGFIALAGVVVNDSLILVDFINRSRKSGTPAYESIIQSGVVRLRPVMLTTVTTVGGLLPLAFFATGQAKFLSPMAISVVWGLSFATVLTLILTPCLYAILDDLKVIVRRLFRYRAMPPEAVAAEHP